One part of the Homo sapiens chromosome 19, GRCh38.p14 Primary Assembly genome encodes these proteins:
- the PSG11 gene encoding pregnancy-specific beta-1-glycoprotein 11 isoform 2 (isoform 2 is encoded by transcript variant 3) — MGPLSAPPCTEHIKWKGLLLTVETPKPSISSSNLNPREAMETVILTCNPETPDASYLWWMNGQSLPMTHRMQLSETNRTLFLFGVTKYTAGPYECEIWNSGSASRSDPVTLNLLHGPDLPRIFPSVTSYYSGENLDLSCFANSNPPAQYSWTINGKFQLSGQKLFIPQITPKHNGLYACSARNSATGEESSTSLTIRVIAPPGLGTFAFNNPT; from the exons ATGGGGCCCCTCTCAGCCCCTCCCTGCACAGAGCACATCAAATGGAAGGGGCTCCTGCTCACAG TGGAGACTCCCAAGCCCTCCATCTCCAGCAGCAACTTAAACCCCAGGGAGGCCATGGAGACTGTGATCTTAACCTGTAATCCTGAGACTCCGGACGCAAGCTACCTGTGGTGGATGAATGGTCAGAGCCTCCCTATGACTCATAGGATGCAGCTGTCTGAAACCAACAGGACCCTCTTTCTATTTGGTGTCACAAAGTATACTGCAGGACCCTATGAATGTGAAATATGGAACTCAGGGAGTGCCAGCCGCAGTGACCCAGTCACCCTGAATCTCCTCC ATGGTCCAGACCTCCCCAGAATTTTCCCTTCAGTCACCTCTTACTATTCAGGAGAGAACCTCGACTTGTCCTGCTTCGCAAACTCTAACCCACCAGCACAGTATTCTTGGACAATTAATGGGAAGTTTCAGCTATCAGGACAAAAGCTCTTTATCCCTCAGATTACTCCAAAGCATAATGGGCTCTATGCTTGCTCTGCTCGTAACTCAGCCACTGGCGAGGAAAgctccacatccttgacaatCAGAGTCATTG CTCCTCCAGGATTAGGAACTTTTGCTTTCAATAATCCAACGTAG
- the PSG11 gene encoding pregnancy-specific beta-1-glycoprotein 11 isoform 1 precursor (isoform 1 precursor is encoded by transcript variant 1) yields MGPLSAPPCTEHIKWKGLLLTALLLNFWNLPTTAQVMIEAQPPKVSEGKDVLLLVHNLPQNLTGYIWYKGQIRDLYHYITSYVVDGQIIIYGPAYSGRETVYSNASLLIQNVTREDAGSYTLHIIKRGDGTRGVTGYFTFTLYLETPKPSISSSNLNPREAMETVILTCNPETPDASYLWWMNGQSLPMTHRMQLSETNRTLFLFGVTKYTAGPYECEIWNSGSASRSDPVTLNLLHGPDLPRIFPSVTSYYSGENLDLSCFANSNPPAQYSWTINGKFQLSGQKLFIPQITPKHNGLYACSARNSATGEESSTSLTIRVIAPPGLGTFAFNNPT; encoded by the exons ATGGGGCCCCTCTCAGCCCCTCCCTGCACAGAGCACATCAAATGGAAGGGGCTCCTGCTCACAG CATTACTTTTAAACTTCTGGAACTTGCCTACCACTGCCCAAGTCATGATTGAAGCCCAGCCACCCAAAGTGTCCGAGGGGAAGGATGTTCTTCTACTTGTCCACAATTTGCCCCAGAATCTTACTGGCTACATCTGGTACAAAGGGCAAATCAGGGACCTCTACCATTACATTACATCATATGTAGTAGACGGTCAAATAATTATATATGGACCGGCATACAGTGGACGAGAAACAGTATATTCCAATGCATCCCTGCTGATCCAGAATGTCACCCGGGAGGACGCAGGATCCTACACCTTACACATCATAAAGCGAGGTGATGGGACTAGAGGAGTAACTGGATATTTCACCTTCACCTTATACC TGGAGACTCCCAAGCCCTCCATCTCCAGCAGCAACTTAAACCCCAGGGAGGCCATGGAGACTGTGATCTTAACCTGTAATCCTGAGACTCCGGACGCAAGCTACCTGTGGTGGATGAATGGTCAGAGCCTCCCTATGACTCATAGGATGCAGCTGTCTGAAACCAACAGGACCCTCTTTCTATTTGGTGTCACAAAGTATACTGCAGGACCCTATGAATGTGAAATATGGAACTCAGGGAGTGCCAGCCGCAGTGACCCAGTCACCCTGAATCTCCTCC ATGGTCCAGACCTCCCCAGAATTTTCCCTTCAGTCACCTCTTACTATTCAGGAGAGAACCTCGACTTGTCCTGCTTCGCAAACTCTAACCCACCAGCACAGTATTCTTGGACAATTAATGGGAAGTTTCAGCTATCAGGACAAAAGCTCTTTATCCCTCAGATTACTCCAAAGCATAATGGGCTCTATGCTTGCTCTGCTCGTAACTCAGCCACTGGCGAGGAAAgctccacatccttgacaatCAGAGTCATTG CTCCTCCAGGATTAGGAACTTTTGCTTTCAATAATCCAACGTAG